The Chryseobacterium glaciei DNA window CCTTGCTTTTGGAAAATTGTATACCGCAAAAAAAGACTATCAGAAAGCTTTGGATTATTATCTTAGATCTTTGGCTATTTCTAAACAAGTTTCGAGAAAAAGTGATATTAAAAATGCCTATAAACTGATTTCTATAACCTATGATTCTCTTAATGATATGGAGAAAAAGAACGAATATCTTCAACAGTATTCCAACATCAACGACAGCATTACCAGATCTGAAAGAGAAGCTTTGAAAATACCGGTAGACAAGATCATTCACGAAGAAAATGAGAAGGAAAAAAACGAAAGATTAAAATACTTCATCTTAATATCCGGAGTTGTAGCAGCAGCAATTATTGTCGTTATCGCCCTTACCAGAAAATATATCAAAAAGCAGAAACAGGCCGAGGAAATAATTATCGAAACCATGCACGAAACAGATGAATTAAAAAGCAAACTCAACGAAGCTTTTGAAGAATTATCTAAACTCGCCATGACCAATGATCCTTTTTTCCTGACCCGTTTCAAGGAAGTTTATCCTGAGTTTTATGAAACTTTGACAACAAAATATCCTAATCTTTCGGCAAATGACATAAAATTTTCAGCTTTTTTAAGGCTTAATCTATCTACAAAAACAATTGCACAGTATAAAAACATTTCAATCCGCACTATTGAATCTAGAAAATACCGATTGAGAAAAAAACTAGACCTTCCGTCTGATGTTGATCTTAATAAATGGATGATGGAACTATAATTTCTTAATTAAAAAATAATTTTCAAAACCTTTAAATGAAATATTTTGAAGGTTTTTTTGTGACTTTTTACGTAATAACTCCTCAAAACCAATTTTTAACACTACGTCAAAACTACTACCCAACAAAACACAAACAATTGATAATTAAACAATTAAATACATCAAGTAAATTTGCAGTATTATATTATTCAAAAATTGACTATACATTTGTACCACATTCAAGTTAGTATTTCAAAAACACAAATTTTGATCCTTAGCTTAAATAAGGATTTAAATAGTGAGTGTAACCCAAATAAAGCACTCACTATTTTATAAAGTTTAAAAAATTAATAGAAAGACATAATAAGGTTATTTAAATTTTACTTTATTAATAATTTACAACTTAATTAGAGTGAAGTGGAAGTAGGAATGCAAATATTTAATATAAAGATTCATCCCATTTTATATGAATGTTTGCTTCCTCTTTTTTTAAGAAAAAACTACTAGTTTATTTATAATAAGGGTTGGGTAGTAAGTGAACTACAAGTAAGCTTACTACCTTTTTTTAATCTTCTTGATTTTCAAGAAAAATGCTCTTATTTTATTAAGATATTATATAATCCGATTTATTAAAATTTGCTTACAAATTTAGTCTTTGTGAAGTTTTTTTTCGAAGTAAGTAAATTAGAAAGGTTTGCAGATATATTGATATTAAAAAGTCATCCCGATTTGAAATTGACGTATCTGCATCCTTTTATTAAAACACATTTGAAATTAAACACATCTGCGAAAAAAATTATTAAATCGTCCTATTTTTAGGGCGATTTTTTATATGTTTCAAAAACTGCAATAAAAATATACTCGTTATTAGTTATAACTAAATTATAAGTCACACAAATTCTAGAATAATGTGTTTGGACGAAATTACAGAGTAAATGCTATTATTGAAAATTTAAATAAAATAAGATAAAAACTTCATGATTAGATAGTGAAAAATCTACTGTATTTTAACCATCAATAATACACAATGATTTAGCTATCAACAATTTATATATTTGAAGTATAATTGTAGTAATAGATTTTCCATTAATCTGCCATAAATTTGCTGAAGCTTTTAGCTATCAACCCATCAAGTATTCTTGAGAATATTATTCTACAATTCTCAAAATACTTTTACTAATTATCTGCATTATGCACAATTTAAAAGAAATACATATAGGATCATTAATCAAAAAAAGAGTTACAGAGTATAATATTAATATTTCTAGAATCTGTAATTTTTTCAACTGCGATGAGCTGCTGATTGATGAAATGTACAAGAGCAATTCTTTAGATTCTGCTCATTTATTAAAATGGAGTAAGTTGCTTGAATATGATTTTTTTAGAATATATTCTCAACATTTAATTCTCTATTCACCGCAGTCATCAACTCGGTCCGGTCATTCAAAAGTAGAGAAAACAAGCTTACCTCAGTTTAGAAAAAATATTTACACCAAAGAAATAATTGATTTTATAATTGAGCTTATTGAAACTAAAAAGAAAACGAAGACTCAGGTTATCAAAGAATATAAGATACCAAAAACTACCCTGTATAAGTGGATCGCCAAGTATAAAACAATTAGTAATGACGGAAAATAGTAAACTTATGGAAAACAAAATTTTAAACTCTCCGGATTATAAAAGGATCTTCAATGATATGATACAAATGAAATATCCTGAAAAGGAAAAAGAATGCCAAAACATATTGAATAAGAAAGAATTATCAAGTTTGGACATTCTTAATCTTAATGAAAAA harbors:
- a CDS encoding transposase, with the protein product MHNLKEIHIGSLIKKRVTEYNINISRICNFFNCDELLIDEMYKSNSLDSAHLLKWSKLLEYDFFRIYSQHLILYSPQSSTRSGHSKVEKTSLPQFRKNIYTKEIIDFIIELIETKKKTKTQVIKEYKIPKTTLYKWIAKYKTISNDGK
- a CDS encoding tetratricopeptide repeat protein, with protein sequence MFLKSLLKKTFYVLILLFIENYDAQIYSIKDLDSLSEKYRTEGNIKKSIELNINAIKNYEKQNNKDGVIAAYINIGGLFWNLHRYKESLKYLESAETELRKIKNPTLCARMYGEYARNYASLGLLDQSNTSLDTSIYFAKQISDKKEKEKLLYFYYTWKIANFEELRATDSINSTLKKRLKLTVQPLTYVYMAENFIQNKKTDSAEYYLNKASKMSGDFSHYQKSMTLLAFGKLYTAKKDYQKALDYYLRSLAISKQVSRKSDIKNAYKLISITYDSLNDMEKKNEYLQQYSNINDSITRSEREALKIPVDKIIHEENEKEKNERLKYFILISGVVAAAIIVVIALTRKYIKKQKQAEEIIIETMHETDELKSKLNEAFEELSKLAMTNDPFFLTRFKEVYPEFYETLTTKYPNLSANDIKFSAFLRLNLSTKTIAQYKNISIRTIESRKYRLRKKLDLPSDVDLNKWMMEL